Genomic segment of Euleptes europaea isolate rEulEur1 chromosome 21, rEulEur1.hap1, whole genome shotgun sequence:
GTTTGGGCTATGGGAGAGCAAGAACACTTCTAAATAGGCTTAGAGAACAATGAAAGGcccacatggtttttgttttaaaggctAGAAATAAAACAatggaatgcaaaaaaaaaaaaaaaatgaagacaaGATTGAAGCTAATTCATTAGGGAGGTGGAGCTAAGGCCACAGATCTACCTTACAGGACTGTAGTAATGATTCCTGAGATGATTAATGTAAAGTAGTAGTGTGAGCAAGCATGGCCattaagggtagggttgctagcctccagtaACAAgagctctccagatgacaaagacctctggagaaaatggcaccttttgGGGGACGGATTCTATGGTGTTTATTTTATTCaaattataccccaccttttcccaaccaGTTGGGCTCTGGGCAGCTTCCCACAGTCAATATATGTTTTATagaaatataaattaaaacataaaagTAAAACATAGAATTAAAAACATATACAAATTGGATTAAAAAGATGGAAATCTAATTTCACACCTACTTTAATATTAAATATTTCCTGATGGTGAGGTAGGTCCATAGTGGTggtaggcatagggttgccagctccaggttgggaaatacctggagatttttggggtggagtttgaggagggcagggcttaggaaggtgagggacttcaatgccatagagtccaattgccaaggtggggccattttctccaggggaactgatttctatcagctggagatcagttgtaatagtgggacatcttcagctaacacctggaggttggcaaccctaacactcactctcagcctggcTCACCACATAGGGTTGTTCTAAGACAGAAAATGGGGGAAGATGATGTCAAACCGGAAGaggagctcccctcccccccaaaagacGCAATTTTAGTAGAggaacctgggaggggggttaataaaaacaaataagacTTTCTGGGACGTTATTCTtattccatagaatcatagagttggaaaggagcaccagggtcatctagtccaacccccggcacaatgcaggaaattcacaaccacctccccacccccagtgacctctaatccatgcccagaagattgcggggggggggggggagacgactTCTCCAGGCCTTAtataataacaaaaaataaagtcCTTCTgggacattattattattttaaggcCGTATATAAATTTTAGATAGATttacagccccccctcccctttttatagaatcatataggagttggaagggtccatcagggtcataagaacataagaaaggccctgctggatcagaccaaggcccatcaagtccagcagtctgttcacaccgtggccaaccaggagcctctaggaagccccaagcaagatgactgcagcagcatttatcctgcctgtgttccgcagcaccagagataataggcacgctcttctgatcctggagagaataggtatgcagcatggctagTATCCCTTCTAACCAGTAGCCATAAATACcgctttcctccatgaatatgtccactccccttttaaagccctccatgctggcagccatcaccacatcctggggcagggagtcccacaatttaactatgcgttgtgtgaaaaaacatctagtccaaccccttgcacaatgcagaacattcacaactacctccccccccactccagcgacccctactccatgcccagaagatggccaagatgccctccctctcatgacctgcctaaggtcacagaatcagcattgctgacagatggccaactaacctcttcttcaaaacctccaggggaaggagagctcaccacctcccgaggaagcctgttccactgaggaaccgctctaactgctagaaaattcttcctaatgtctagacggaaactcttttgatttaatttcaacccgttggttctggtccgaccttctggggcaacagaaaacaactcggcaccatcctctatatggcagccctccaagtccttgaagacggttatcatatcccccctcagtcttctcctctccaggctaaacatccccagctccttcaacctttcctcataggacttggtctccagacccctcaccatccttgttgccctcctctggacacgtcccagcctgtctacatctttcttaaattgcagtgcccagaactgaacacagtactctaggtgaggtctaaccaggtcTCTGTGCTTCTGGCTCTATCCACTCATTAGCTCATGGAATGtcgtttctatgaggatcttagacCGTGATCtatttctcctcttttaatacacaaatccaatgcctctgtgtctgatataatgctttttttttttttgttaagtgatagggatcccaaggctgcaGTGGCAAGACtgatctcagtccttatatccctcaaacattagatttaaaaccacgctgctcaagatcagtggatcaaagAGCtactaagggataaaggaaaggaggttggggggtggggcctggggagggcagaatttggggaggggacaccaATTTGGGAGTAGAATGGCACTGGGCCCACCCTcctaagcaaccattttctccaaggggactgatttCCGTCATGTGGAGATGAGTCGCCATTTCCAGAGCAGAGGGGGACGACCATGTGGGGGTTTAAGGGCGCGTTTCTTTCTCTCGCCCCCTTACCGGCCCGCCGGAGGACGCCGATCTGGGATCCCTGGAGGGCCATGTAGTCGGCGTCGGTGACGACCCGGACGCGGACGCCCCGCCGGTGGAGGAGGAGGACGGCGCGGCTGAGCTGCTGGCTGGAGAAGGCGAAGACGCAGAGCTCGAGGGAGCGGCGGGCGCTGAGCAGGCGGGCCAGGAGGCGGGCCAGGGGGCTCTCGCCGTGAGGGAGCGGGCACGAGCAAGGCCCGACGCCGCCGGTGCCGCCCTCCCCGGCGGCCAGCAGCCCTTCCACGCAGGTCACGCGCGACGGGAAGAAGAGGACTTCCCGCCGCCGGGcctccagccgccgccgccgcagcagcCACTCGGCCAGCGCCTCCAAGCCGACGGCCAGCGCCGCCGCCAGCAAGGCCCAGGCCCCGCCGCGCCACATGGCCGCCGCTGCCGCCTCAGCGCCTCCGGCCGCCGCTGCGCATGCGCCGCGCGCTACCGCCCCAACGGATTCTCCCGCCCTTTTTCCCTCGCCGCCGCCTCAttggtggaaaggggggggaaacgccCGCGACGGTCACGTGGCCTCTGCCGTCGCGCAACCGCCGACAACGGTTTCTCCCGCTCTTTttccctcctccgcctcctcatTGGTGGAGATTGGGAAAGTCCGCAGCGGTCACATGGCCTCAGCACGCGCCGCGCCCAACCGCCTTCGACGGATTTCTCCCTTCTCTGTTCCGTCGCCgccttctcattggtggagacGGGAATGCACGCGACGGTCACATGGCCTCCGCCGCTGTGCACGCGCCGCGCTCAGCCTCCTTGGACGGATTACCCCCTCCCCTCGCTTTTCCTTCGCCGCCGCCTCCTCATTGGCGGAGAAGGCAAGGGCCGGAGGGTCATATGGCGCATGCGCGAGAGCGACAGATGGCCTAGTTAGGGGTCATGAGTGCGCATGCGCGGGCGAGAGGGCGGCTCACCTGGGCAGGTGAGAGTCTGAATAAAAGGGGACCACAGGATTTTTTTAAtaagttgaattaaaaaaattattctgacTTGCAACAGGGCAGATTTTTTTGTGCAGCAGGAAATCGATTTTTTTTAGTTTGCCATActtcatacttagggttgccaacctccaggtggtgcctggagatctgcttttacaactgatctccagccggtagagaaaatggccactttggcaattggactctatggcatacaaGTCCGTCCCCAAAgaccgcccccaaaatctccaggtatttcccatcccagagatggcaaccctagtcatacttCAGAGCAGACCTTTGCAGACTTTACAGCAAAGCCTTGTGTGCATGCAACGTGTGTATCTGCTTGGTTGTGACATCATCCAGCTGGACATCCAGCATTGTGGCATGACTGTCACTACTGCAACAATGAAGGCCCTGATTCAGAGGCAGGGACCAGGAGACAGTGGAAACGGCTGGCTCTCTCACAGGGCGTCTTTTTGAATGATTAACATTTATTATCATAACCACAGAATTCAAATATTGTTGTAAGAGTAATAATCATGCCACGCACAGCGTAGCCACATGAATTTTAATATTATACAAAATTTCTTCCTTCCTTACACATTTATGCAATTTAATTTTGTTCCAGTACACCGcagagttcagttgtggaactccctgccccaggatgtgaatgctgccaatttggaaggtattaagaggggaatggacatgttcatggaggagagggctatccatggctactagtcaaaatgaattttagtcatgatgcatacctattctctccaggataagaagagcctgcctattatattaggtgttttggaacacaggcaggacaatgctgctgtattcgtcttgcttgtgggcttcctagaggcacctggttggccactgtgtgaacagagtgctgaacttgaggggccttggtctgatccagcgcggcctttcttatgttcttatgtgtatgCCTGAAGACATTAAAACAAGGTTTCCCTGCCTGGGGGAAAATGGCTCTTTTATTTGGTTGCACGGGCTACAGCTTATAAATTAAAATGACAACATTATCAACAAAATCACTACAGATCGATAGAAATCCACCATCTAGTAAAATTTCGTAGGGTTTTTTTCCTATACAAGGAAAGAAGCTTAAGTCTGCTTGGGGGAAAAACAATTTTTAACCACACAGGCTGCAATTAAAAATGTTAACGGCTTTCAGAGATCACTCTTTAAGAAGTTAAATGCTCCAGGCTTTAAAAAACATCTTCTGTTTTAAATTTCAACATAAATACTGGTAGGGGAGAAGACCTCAGCAAAGGAATCCAGGCGAACTACAAACCACTATGCAACTattaaatataaaagaaataGAATTAACAAACATGGGGACAAAAAGGTTCTTTCTCATGCTCCAAAGGAAGCTCTCCCCAAAGGCATAGGACTAGTTTCACGTCACACCAAACATTACTCTTATATTTGAAACACGCAGCCTTGTGATCAGACATCAGCCTTTCAGTGAACACCAAATACTAAGATGCGATGTACTCGTAACTGtgacttttcctcctccttcgcTTGCAATTGAAGAAAAGAGACCTTATGACGACATAAGTGCCATGAACCATCAGCACATTTTGGGGCCAGTGGGGGAAATGACACCATTTGCACATTCTCACTGCCTTCCACGACGATGCAAAGTCCACAGCCTTGCAGGCAGATTCCTTTCAAATACGAAGTTTAAGTTACCCTTTTCAGGACAAGGCTTGTTTCGAGTCCACGTATCTAGCGGGTTAACAAGGAAACAGCCCAATCACATTGCTAGTTTACtggatcaagcccccccccccaatctaaaaATACAGcctcttttttttgcttctggtCGCTCTGTAGGAAACTGACTGCTGCAAACAGAacattttataaaattatgttcaCCCGTTCCTAGACAAATCCATCAGGTTGCATAACACAGGAATATTATGATCCTACTCCAGTGCGAGCCAAGGAGAAGACTGACTCGTCTGAAAACAGGCAAGGCACTTCTCGCTTGTCAAGGATAGCGTCGGAGGTCAGAAGCGTCTGTGCACCATCTGGTGTCACCCAAAGAAAGGCTCCGCGAGGTGGCGGAAATTTACCATTCCTAGCTTCGCACAATTGGTCACGGTCCAAGAtgctattgtcttttccagtcaacAGGCATGGCAGAACATCCCTGCAATGAGCGCTCCTGAATTACTGGAAACCAGCCCAGAGAGCATTAAGGTGTCCGTGCGTACAGTAGTAAGTTGTAGCTCTCAGTGGATATCCAAGAATCCCATTCTTTGCCTCAGTCCCCAGAGCTGAAGCAACGGGGTGCCCGCGGGGAACGCCGCCCAGGAACCCGGTGCTAGTTCCGAGACTCCGAGGACGATGCGGTCGGGCTGCGAACGGTCGACATGAGGTGAGACTTGTACGTCTTGCTGAGGCCCGTCATCCAGAACTTCAAGAGCTTCACGTTGTCCTCCTCGGCAGCTCCCAGAATGCTCAGCAGCTTCTGGGTGTCTTCCTTGGGCCGGCTGTCCACTTTGGTGAACTTGAAGAGAACCTTCACTTTACTGTCAAAGGCAGttaacaaagaaaagaaacagaaattaaaaacgaagaccaaaaaaaaaacccctttcaaACACTACAAGAGAAAAGCGGCATAAATTATCTTCTTaatttggtatctgaagaagtgagctgtgactcacaaaagctgccAGATATTCTCTTAATCTTTacggcgctactggactcttgttcttatTTTCCTGAGAAAAGGAAATgcaataaaccttcaattaaagaatggagagaaaaactatggatgtatatgcggctggccaaaattacagcttctttacatggtaaagacatggaggaatttaaatttacttggtcaaaggctaccgcatattgggataaagtggcaaaaacggattttaaaagtatagttaacgaactatagtataatatgattttaaatattatAATCATAAATATCTTATTTGGTAaggtcataacactccatcggaagtccattggtgaagggcactgtggtgggtggttgggatttggattcagggcacgatggaacTTAATGTACtaaatattgtattagtggataagtTGTGcgctgaaaatgtattttttttcttttatgaatgtattgttaatttttttttgtctatgttttattataaaaacaataaaaaaatttaaaaaagaaaaaaagaaagaaaaggaaatgcagATTTCCCTTGTGTTGTTCACAGAAGCATGTGGTGTACACGCTTCTCTTCTTtattaagaattttaaaaatggaactcGGACTAAGCCAGAGTGCTTCAAGAATGAAATCTCTCTCGCACTCATTCACATGCAGCGAAACGCCAAAGGGGAATTTCCACCTTGAAGTTTATCCTGTCAAAAATAACACACTATTTTACCTATGTGGCTGAAcggaacagtgcaatcctaaacaaagttgcaCTCTCAGAAGTCTACAGGCTTAGAACAACACAACTCGGCTTAGGATAACACCGTGAACAGTGTGATAAGAGTTGGCGAGGATCCAATGATCTGAGGGAGCTGTCTCAAAACAGCAACTCCTCCCCTTCCCATCTATATATTTATtcgcatttatttgtttatattccactTGTCTCCCCAGatggggctcaaagcagcttaagaaTGTCAttcacccctcctccattccccacccccaacgaccaccttgtgaggcaggccgGACTGAGAGTTTGTGATGAGCCCCAGCTCACCCAGTGAGGTagaaggggggatttgaacccaagtctcccaggaTCCCACTCCACTATGTCATTCCAGCTCTCACCCCAATCATAAGTCCATCGGACACATGCAATTCTTTCAGCTTGTGTCAAAAGGTGCATTCAAACCTGGGCATggtctgccttttaaaaataattactttACCCAAAACCTTTTACAGAGGTCGAGGCAATCACTTACTTCATCCATTCCTCCTTCAGGCAGATGAGGCACTGGTCTACAACATCCACCGAAAGGTTCTGGTTGGTCAAAGCCGCTTCGATCTTGTTCAAGATGGTAGGGCCGACTgcttcccgggaagaggggcacgGGGAGAGAAAGGCTTCAGTATGTGGCGGATAGGTTATTAAGTCTAAAATTATCCACTTCGCAagctctaggtcaggggtccctaAAATTTAtaagccaagcagaggctctacccctccACACAGGATGTATACTTTACtttgtggacagaatcgagtgggtgcagaggagagcgatgaggatgatcaggggcctggagaccaagccccatgaggaaaggatgagggactcaggtatgtttagtctggagaagaggaggctgaggggggacgcGATTGCTCTCTTGaggtatttgaagagctgtcacttagaggagggcaaggagcagttcctgttggcagcagaggatgggactcacaataatgggtataaattacgggcgGAAATATTTTC
This window contains:
- the PLD6 gene encoding mitochondrial cardiolipin hydrolase, translating into MWRGGAWALLAAALAVGLEALAEWLLRRRRLEARRREVLFFPSRVTCVEGLLAAGEGGTGGVGPCSCPLPHGESPLARLLARLLSARRSLELCVFAFSSQQLSRAVLLLHRRGVRVRVVTDADYMALQGSQIGVLRRAGIQVRHDQDSGYMHHKFAIIDQRWLLTGSLNWTAQAIQHNRENVLILEDAECVKLFLEEFEKIWENYNPAHYVFFSKEVPKENKHKSETERQLKK